In Salvelinus alpinus chromosome 22, SLU_Salpinus.1, whole genome shotgun sequence, one genomic interval encodes:
- the LOC139549381 gene encoding SAM domain-containing protein SAMSN-1-like isoform X4 — MLQRAASNVSDKPKPSKPKRSTSFGRFDGIRQPSPARLEENVTKVTEESGCESSDQTKQGSLGKKMKAISLTMRRKMGKKHFKTFSEEAGEDTDRDLEEETESSLPVEKGSEETSNSLESLYSGQSSSSSGGLASVSDGSSTRDSLRLEEDGSYNGHFCGRARVHTDFVPSPYDTDSLKLKVGDIISIISKPPMGIWTGILNNKVGNFKFIYVDMLMEKEREEEAPKIRPQRMSKRPRPKTLLELLERLHLEEYASALLLNGYQTVEDLRHLQEKHLIELNVMNPEHRGRLLAAVDCRYTESDDVRESEEPSSSHSLKVEKSDCPRDSGCFILSECSENSKEDTESQPVTR; from the exons ATGCTACAGAGGGCAGCCTCAAATGTTTCAGACAAACCAAAGCCCAGTAAACCAAAG CGCTCCACCAGTTTTGGGCGATTTGACGGCATCAGACAACCATCACCAGCCAGACTAGAGGAAAATGTAACAAAAGTGACAGAGGAGTCTGGATGTGAGAGTTCTGATCAGACCAAACAAGGCAGCCTGGGGAAGAAGATGAAGGCCATCTCTCTAACCATGCGCAGGAAGATGGGCAAGAAGCACTTCAAAACCTTCTCTGAGGAAGCT GGTGAGGACACTGACAGAGACCTAGAGGAGGAAACAGAGAGCAGTCTTCCTGTTGAGAAAGGCTCTGAAGAGACCAGCAACTCTCTGGAGAGCCTCTACAGCGGACAGAGCTCCTCCAG CTCAGGTGGTTTGGCCAGCGTCTCAGATGGTTCCAGTACCAGAGACAGTCTGAGACTAGAAGAGGACGGCTCCTACAATGGACACTTCTGTGGTAGAGCACGGGTCCACACAGACTTTGTTCCCAGCCCATATGACACTGACTCCCTCAAACTCAAG GTTGGAGACATTATCAGCATCATCAGTAAACCTCCCATGGGCATATGGACGGGGATTCTGAACAACAAAGTAGGCAACTTCAAGTTCATCTACGTTGACATGCTcatggagaaagaaagagaggaggaggcacCAAAGATCAGGCCTCAGAGGATGAGCAAGAGACCACGACCAAAGACACTATTGGAACTACTGGAGCGGCTACATCTAGAG GAGTATGCATCTGCACTGCTTCTGAATGGCTACCAGACAGTAGAGGACCTGAGGCACCTGCAGGAGAAACACCTTATAGAGCTGAACGTGATGAATCCAGAACACAGAGGCAGGCTGCTGGCTGCTGTCGACTGCAGATATACAGAGA GCGATGATGTGAGGGAGAGTGAGGAGCCCTCTTCATCACACAGTTTGAAGGTGGAGAAGAGCGACTGTCCAAGAGACTCAGGCTGCTTTATTCTATCAGAGTGCTCTGAAAACAGCAAAGAGGACACAGAGAGCCAACCAGTCACACGCTGA
- the LOC139549384 gene encoding heat shock 70 kDa protein 13-like, whose protein sequence is MAGEMSMIGSVILALFLAGYLGQQYLPPPKPKVIGLDLGTTFCSVGVFHPGTGDVEVIGDEEGRKSIPSAVSFTSTEVLAGHEGQDLADSNPENTIYDAKRFIGKIFEQELLEQESARYPFKVINNNGSAEFFVTTNQTFTVTPEFIGSRLLLKMRKMAERHLGVHIQRAVISVPAEFDERQRNYTIRAANLAGLDILRVINEPTAAAMAYGLHKVDVFNVLVVDLGGGTLDVSLLNKQGGMFLTRAMAGNNKLGGQDFSQRLLQYTMERVRQQYGVPPTLKEDIHHLRQAVEAAKLNLTLQPSADLRVPLHLEPQGDPKQPPQGPTKDPIPVIFQAVITRELFEELNADLFQKILAPVETVLAEGHLGKEEVDEIVLVGGSTRIPRIRKLISEYFGKEPNTSVDPDLAVVTGVAIQAGIMGGSWPLQVSAIEIPNRHLRKTIFN, encoded by the exons ATGGCTGGGGAAATGTCTATGATCG GATCGGTCATTCTGGCTTTATTTCTGGCTGGCTATCTGGGTCAGCAGTATCTGCCTCCACCGAAACCCAAAGTGATCGGCCTAGATCTGGGGACCACTTTCTGCTCCGTAGGAGTATTCCACCCGGGTACCGGGGATGTGGAGGTGATAGGGGATGAGGAGGGGCGGAAGAGCATCCCTAGTGCGGTGTCGTTCACATCTACCGAAGTCCTCGCCGGTCACGAGGGTCAGGATCTGGCCGACAGCAATCCTGAAAACACCATCTATGATGCCAAGCGGTTTATTGGAAAAATATTCGAACAAGAGCTCCTTGAGCAGGAAAGTGCTCGTTATCCATTCAAG GTGATAAACAACAATGGCAGTGCAGAGTTCTTTGTCACCACCAATCAGACGTTCACAGTTACTCCCGAGTTCATTGGTTCTCGGCTGCTGCTGAAGATGAGGAAGATGGCGGAGCGTCACCTGGGTGTCCACATTCAGAGGGCTGTTATCTCTGTCCCTGCTGAGTTTGATGAGAGACAGAGGAACTACACCATCAGGGCTGCCAACCTGGCCG GACTGGACATCCTGCGTGTGATCAACGAGCCCACAGCTGCAGCGATGGCGTATGGGTTACACAAGGTGGACGTGTTCAACGTGCTGGTGGTAGACCTGGGAGGAGGAACACTGGACGTCTCTCTGCTCAACAAACAGGGGGGCATGTTCCTCACCAGAGCCATGGCAG GTAACAACAAGCTGGGGGGACAGGACTTCAGCCAGAGGCTGCTCCAGTACACCATGGAGAGGGTCCGCCAGCAGTACGGCGTTCCCCCCACCCTCAAAGAGGACATCCACCATCTCCGCCAGGCTGTGGAGGCAGCCAAGCTCAACCTCACCCTGCAGCCCAGCGCCGACCTCAGGGTACCCCTGCACCTGGAGCCCCAAGGAGACCCCAAGCAACCACCACAGGGGCCCACCAAGGACCCAATCCCAGTCATCTTCCAAGCAGTCATCACCCGTgagctgtttgaagagttgaatGCCGACCTCTTCCAGAAGATTCTGGCGCCTGTAGAGACAGTGCTGGCCGAGGGCCACCtggggaaggaggaggtggatgAGATAGTTCTGGTGGGAGGCTCCACCCGCATCCCTAGGATCAGGAAGCTGATCAGTGAGTACTTTGGGAAGGAGCCCAACACCTCAGTGGACCCAGACTTGGCAGTGGTGACTGGGGTGGCCATCCAGGCTGGCATCATGGGCGGCTCCTGGCCTCTACAGGTCAGCGCTATAGAGATTCCCAACAGACACCTCCGCAAGACCATCTTCAATTGA
- the LOC139549381 gene encoding SAM domain-containing protein SAMSN-1-like isoform X5: protein MLQRAASNVSDKPKPSKPKRSTSFGRFDGIRQPSPARLEENVTKVTEESGCESSDQTKQGSLGKKMKAISLTMRRKMGKKHFKTFSEEAGEDTDRDLEEETESSLPVEKGSEETSNSLESLYSGQSSSSGLASVSDGSSTRDSLRLEEDGSYNGHFCGRARVHTDFVPSPYDTDSLKLKVGDIISIISKPPMGIWTGILNNKVGNFKFIYVDMLMEKEREEEAPKIRPQRMSKRPRPKTLLELLERLHLEEYASALLLNGYQTVEDLRHLQEKHLIELNVMNPEHRGRLLAAVDCRYTESDDVRESEEPSSSHSLKVEKSDCPRDSGCFILSECSENSKEDTESQPVTR from the exons ATGCTACAGAGGGCAGCCTCAAATGTTTCAGACAAACCAAAGCCCAGTAAACCAAAG CGCTCCACCAGTTTTGGGCGATTTGACGGCATCAGACAACCATCACCAGCCAGACTAGAGGAAAATGTAACAAAAGTGACAGAGGAGTCTGGATGTGAGAGTTCTGATCAGACCAAACAAGGCAGCCTGGGGAAGAAGATGAAGGCCATCTCTCTAACCATGCGCAGGAAGATGGGCAAGAAGCACTTCAAAACCTTCTCTGAGGAAGCT GGTGAGGACACTGACAGAGACCTAGAGGAGGAAACAGAGAGCAGTCTTCCTGTTGAGAAAGGCTCTGAAGAGACCAGCAACTCTCTGGAGAGCCTCTACAGCGGACAGAGCTCCTCCA GTGGTTTGGCCAGCGTCTCAGATGGTTCCAGTACCAGAGACAGTCTGAGACTAGAAGAGGACGGCTCCTACAATGGACACTTCTGTGGTAGAGCACGGGTCCACACAGACTTTGTTCCCAGCCCATATGACACTGACTCCCTCAAACTCAAG GTTGGAGACATTATCAGCATCATCAGTAAACCTCCCATGGGCATATGGACGGGGATTCTGAACAACAAAGTAGGCAACTTCAAGTTCATCTACGTTGACATGCTcatggagaaagaaagagaggaggaggcacCAAAGATCAGGCCTCAGAGGATGAGCAAGAGACCACGACCAAAGACACTATTGGAACTACTGGAGCGGCTACATCTAGAG GAGTATGCATCTGCACTGCTTCTGAATGGCTACCAGACAGTAGAGGACCTGAGGCACCTGCAGGAGAAACACCTTATAGAGCTGAACGTGATGAATCCAGAACACAGAGGCAGGCTGCTGGCTGCTGTCGACTGCAGATATACAGAGA GCGATGATGTGAGGGAGAGTGAGGAGCCCTCTTCATCACACAGTTTGAAGGTGGAGAAGAGCGACTGTCCAAGAGACTCAGGCTGCTTTATTCTATCAGAGTGCTCTGAAAACAGCAAAGAGGACACAGAGAGCCAACCAGTCACACGCTGA